Proteins from one Bacteroides zhangwenhongii genomic window:
- a CDS encoding RagB/SusD family nutrient uptake outer membrane protein, with the protein MKKITYILACACMMGFASCADTFLDLEPLDSRTDAVYFKKPEHFREFANGFYGQLLGWRSSIMEHMDLQSDLVNSRNGNQAYLGYGTLTLGYDDARWDHYNNIRTCNILLQRGEAYSGNQSEIDPYLGEAYFFRAYNYFYLLKYFGGVPIITVPLDTDSPELQKTRNSRYEVADLILSDLQNAISRLPKEQNIATSDKGHISEQGAKAFKARVLLYEATWRKYNKTSTDYEGSAGPKSDQVNEFLEESISLSKDVLDDEVFRIWNHNNELDNLSSRYLFCLEDGSQTGGYGKDSNKEFIIYSVFDRVLNAGAFSLNNEMNYIYPTRKFIDMFVCTNGMPTTNNEQFKGYQNVTDEYQNRDYRLMAYVGGPAESIGSTSGYGDQKFRNPIVGDKKESANYPVLRLAEVCLNYAEAIMERYGEITDAQLGISINKLRDRAGVAHLTNALVEKIKKQLNSEKELSEIMLDEIRRERTVELYMEGFRYDDLKRWGILEETLNQSRLGRVVGEAGYSTPFKDASGNPTSKYDAKSYVYGEETVITGDGKEHACVVISPKANSTVRKAHYLWPIPQHQINLNPNLKQNPGY; encoded by the coding sequence ATGAAAAAGATAACTTATATATTGGCTTGTGCTTGCATGATGGGATTTGCTTCTTGTGCAGATACATTCCTTGATTTAGAACCGTTGGATTCAAGAACTGATGCGGTTTATTTTAAAAAACCGGAACATTTCCGTGAGTTTGCAAATGGATTTTACGGACAGCTGCTTGGCTGGCGTTCGAGTATAATGGAACACATGGACTTGCAGTCTGATTTAGTAAACAGCCGTAATGGAAACCAAGCTTATTTGGGATATGGTACATTGACCCTCGGTTATGATGATGCCCGTTGGGACCATTATAATAACATACGTACTTGTAACATATTGCTTCAACGTGGGGAAGCGTATAGTGGTAACCAGAGTGAAATTGATCCCTATCTTGGGGAAGCGTATTTCTTTCGTGCTTATAACTATTTTTACCTGTTGAAATATTTTGGAGGCGTACCTATTATTACAGTTCCTCTCGATACGGATTCACCGGAATTGCAAAAAACGCGTAACAGCCGTTATGAGGTAGCGGACCTGATACTTAGTGACCTTCAAAATGCTATCAGCAGATTACCGAAAGAGCAGAACATTGCTACGTCGGATAAAGGACATATAAGTGAGCAAGGGGCAAAAGCATTTAAGGCCCGCGTGTTGCTGTATGAAGCTACTTGGCGCAAATACAATAAAACATCTACCGATTATGAAGGCTCTGCAGGTCCGAAAAGTGATCAGGTAAATGAGTTTTTGGAGGAGTCAATATCTCTTTCTAAAGATGTATTGGATGATGAGGTATTTAGAATTTGGAACCATAACAACGAACTTGATAATTTGAGCAGTCGTTATCTTTTCTGTTTGGAAGATGGAAGTCAGACAGGAGGTTATGGAAAAGATAGCAATAAAGAGTTTATTATTTACTCTGTTTTTGACCGTGTTCTGAATGCAGGTGCATTCTCCTTGAATAATGAAATGAATTATATTTATCCTACCCGTAAGTTTATTGATATGTTTGTGTGCACCAACGGAATGCCGACAACTAATAATGAACAGTTTAAAGGATATCAGAATGTTACAGATGAGTATCAGAATCGTGATTATCGCCTGATGGCATATGTAGGAGGTCCGGCCGAATCTATTGGTAGCACTTCAGGGTATGGTGACCAGAAGTTCCGTAACCCTATTGTGGGTGATAAAAAAGAATCAGCCAATTATCCGGTACTGCGCTTGGCGGAAGTCTGCTTGAATTATGCGGAAGCTATAATGGAACGTTATGGTGAAATAACGGATGCCCAACTAGGGATATCAATCAATAAGTTACGTGATCGTGCCGGAGTGGCTCATCTTACCAATGCATTGGTAGAGAAGATTAAAAAACAACTTAATTCAGAAAAGGAGCTTTCTGAGATTATGTTGGACGAGATTCGTCGTGAACGTACTGTAGAACTTTATATGGAAGGTTTCCGGTATGATGATTTGAAACGTTGGGGAATCTTGGAAGAAACGTTGAATCAGTCCCGTTTGGGAAGAGTAGTCGGAGAAGCAGGATATAGCACTCCGTTTAAAGATGCATCTGGAAATCCAACTTCTAAGTACGATGCTAAATCGTATGTTTATGGTGAGGAAACAGTAATAACAGGAGATGGAAAAGAACATGCTTGTGTTGTGATTTCTCCTAAGGCTAATAGTACTGTACGTAAAGCACATTACCTCTGGCCGATACCTCAACACCAGATTAATCTGAATCCGAATTTGAAACAGAATCCGGGATATTAA
- a CDS encoding DUF5013 domain-containing protein, which produces MKHLLRNMIGIFAVTLFVLLFYACEQDPQIKKYEYPMPEVSGISPSVGFVASQVVITGTNFGDRTEPVKIFFGGVQANKVLMCKNNRIAVEVPEGAVTGDVTMQIWTNDAGVIGKYQVLPTPVHISTTSENSLGSNIAEAGEKVTIKGQNFGDVKEDISVSFNGTPAVNFDLLDSETIKVEVPEGYASGSIIVTIHGYELVCGAMMNPAAKGDVTIFYLKNYKYPFKVHDFVGSQAGSGNEMGWFAIPTDWTVSDEIKCMVNKNASADDGKVGGTVKGYLGAQAGWGGNGSAKSITNGKIYQTITLPAGEYDLDISYFLGNVGDQQVYAVLAEGNTIPNPSEVDPKSNPNVKKVYKLEDYDSIGAKTVTWNFTLSEATELSLGFAVTVGDKKYFEVSEFKLTLK; this is translated from the coding sequence ATGAAACATTTATTGAGAAATATGATTGGAATATTTGCGGTAACATTGTTTGTGTTGCTGTTCTATGCTTGCGAACAAGATCCGCAGATAAAAAAATATGAATATCCGATGCCGGAAGTATCAGGAATCTCTCCTAGTGTTGGATTTGTCGCTTCACAAGTGGTTATTACCGGAACTAATTTTGGTGATCGTACAGAGCCGGTAAAAATATTTTTTGGAGGAGTACAGGCTAACAAAGTATTAATGTGTAAGAATAATCGTATAGCTGTAGAAGTACCCGAGGGAGCGGTTACAGGTGATGTAACGATGCAAATTTGGACTAATGATGCAGGCGTGATAGGAAAATATCAGGTATTGCCTACGCCGGTACATATTTCTACTACTTCAGAAAATAGTTTAGGGTCCAATATTGCGGAAGCAGGTGAGAAAGTTACTATAAAAGGGCAAAATTTTGGAGATGTCAAAGAAGATATTTCTGTCAGCTTTAATGGAACGCCAGCTGTGAACTTTGATTTGCTTGATTCTGAAACAATAAAAGTAGAAGTTCCTGAGGGATATGCTTCCGGTAGTATTATTGTTACGATTCATGGTTATGAATTAGTGTGTGGTGCGATGATGAATCCTGCTGCAAAGGGAGATGTGACTATATTCTATTTGAAGAATTATAAATATCCGTTTAAAGTACATGACTTTGTCGGAAGTCAGGCTGGTTCAGGTAATGAGATGGGATGGTTTGCTATTCCTACTGATTGGACTGTTTCTGATGAAATCAAATGTATGGTGAATAAAAATGCATCGGCTGATGATGGGAAAGTTGGCGGTACGGTAAAAGGTTATCTGGGTGCACAAGCCGGATGGGGTGGCAATGGTAGTGCGAAAAGTATTACAAATGGAAAAATCTATCAAACCATAACATTGCCTGCAGGTGAATATGACCTTGATATATCGTATTTCTTAGGAAATGTTGGCGACCAGCAAGTGTATGCTGTATTGGCGGAAGGTAACACAATACCTAATCCGAGTGAGGTGGATCCTAAGTCAAATCCTAATGTCAAGAAGGTTTATAAATTAGAAGACTATGATTCTATTGGAGCGAAAACTGTGACATGGAATTTTACATTGAGTGAAGCAACGGAGTTATCATTAGGATTTGCAGTGACTGTTGGTGATAAGAAATATTTTGAAGTATCAGAATTTAAATTGACATTAAAGTAA
- a CDS encoding IPT/TIG domain-containing protein: MRKIYNYILSAFFISSLVACDGQDEEIIHMQNQDPVVTVTSISDAVGYVGNEFTIYGTNFGIVANDVEVYVGNTKLQLISCEDEELTVKIPEGTTAGRISVVVYGQRVDTQLMYDVLGVPGIRTVIPLYGFVGDEIKFNGHDLGVPSAHYKVLFSGKEESAAFMAEPEMESFSVKVPEGAQSGAITLTIADVPVNVSGQFTVLQHATVDKVQNTAGEDSNQGLAGCISVITGTNLKPELLESDIELPGTWKVEFLQGTEIIATGIVDMEQLSNEKITLKVPEMLTAGNYKIAVSTPFEEIKTRLDYTILPKPIVTGISKTEGYVNAEVVISGTDFGNKASDIEVKFGETVCEVPTFDKDGNIVVRVPAGLQAGANTLTLTIQGVTISMGEYGVFEVYDTPEITSIEGAYNFPYGILVKAGSNITIKGKNFGTDANAIVVMLGEEQIDINGNVTADAISITVPNDFTSGKLLMKIQDVDVDIEGPELVIMPEDGDITQYVLKNYKHEWLVMEGSDARKREWWKPQDWEVEGVSCEGKVVGVQWQDKNNAVTSLAMQSGWGCPDKMENGKIWQVTSLPVGQYDIIINVRDIKLSGQSYAMVCVGDEGILDIEDVSNSLAQTSLTKVGEVKMELNMSKCSVLSIGFVSTLTSKERYVKIESFKVILVE, from the coding sequence ATGAGAAAAATATATAATTATATATTGTCTGCATTCTTTATATCTTCGTTGGTTGCTTGCGACGGACAGGATGAAGAAATTATCCATATGCAGAATCAAGATCCTGTTGTAACTGTTACATCTATTTCGGATGCTGTTGGTTACGTAGGAAATGAATTTACGATTTACGGGACAAATTTTGGTATAGTGGCAAATGATGTAGAAGTGTATGTCGGCAATACAAAATTGCAACTCATATCTTGTGAAGATGAAGAGTTAACTGTAAAGATCCCGGAAGGTACTACTGCAGGGCGTATTTCCGTAGTAGTTTATGGACAACGTGTAGATACGCAATTGATGTACGACGTACTCGGAGTTCCGGGTATTAGAACGGTGATTCCTTTGTATGGTTTTGTCGGTGATGAGATTAAATTTAATGGTCACGATTTAGGAGTTCCTTCAGCTCATTATAAAGTACTGTTTAGTGGAAAAGAGGAAAGTGCTGCATTTATGGCGGAACCGGAAATGGAAAGCTTTTCTGTGAAAGTACCGGAAGGTGCGCAAAGTGGTGCTATTACTTTGACAATTGCTGATGTACCGGTAAATGTTTCCGGACAGTTTACAGTTTTGCAGCATGCTACAGTAGATAAAGTGCAAAATACTGCGGGAGAGGACAGTAATCAAGGATTAGCCGGCTGTATATCTGTTATTACTGGTACAAATCTCAAACCTGAGTTATTGGAATCTGATATTGAACTTCCGGGAACATGGAAAGTTGAGTTTTTACAAGGTACGGAGATTATCGCTACGGGTATTGTTGATATGGAACAATTGTCGAATGAGAAAATTACATTGAAAGTACCTGAAATGTTGACTGCTGGAAATTATAAAATTGCTGTCTCTACTCCGTTTGAGGAAATAAAGACTCGGTTGGACTATACTATATTACCTAAACCTATAGTCACAGGTATTTCTAAGACGGAAGGGTATGTAAATGCGGAAGTTGTTATTAGCGGTACTGATTTTGGAAATAAAGCGAGTGATATCGAAGTTAAATTCGGAGAGACAGTTTGTGAAGTGCCTACGTTTGACAAAGATGGAAATATTGTTGTTAGAGTTCCTGCAGGCTTACAGGCAGGAGCAAACACATTAACATTGACTATTCAAGGTGTTACGATTTCAATGGGTGAATATGGGGTATTTGAGGTGTACGATACACCGGAAATAACTTCAATAGAAGGTGCATATAATTTCCCGTATGGAATATTAGTAAAAGCCGGTAGTAATATTACGATTAAAGGTAAGAATTTTGGTACTGATGCAAATGCAATAGTTGTGATGCTTGGAGAGGAACAGATTGATATTAATGGTAATGTTACAGCAGATGCGATTTCTATAACAGTCCCTAATGACTTTACTTCCGGAAAATTGCTGATGAAGATACAAGATGTGGATGTAGATATCGAAGGACCTGAACTTGTGATAATGCCGGAAGATGGCGATATTACTCAGTATGTGTTGAAAAATTATAAGCATGAATGGTTAGTAATGGAAGGTTCAGATGCAAGAAAAAGGGAATGGTGGAAACCACAAGATTGGGAAGTTGAAGGTGTTTCATGTGAAGGTAAAGTTGTTGGAGTACAATGGCAAGATAAGAATAATGCGGTAACTTCTCTTGCTATGCAATCAGGATGGGGATGTCCGGATAAAATGGAAAATGGAAAAATATGGCAGGTTACGTCCTTACCTGTAGGACAATATGACATTATTATTAATGTGCGTGATATCAAACTTTCCGGTCAATCGTATGCAATGGTATGTGTAGGAGATGAAGGAATTTTAGATATAGAAGATGTCAGCAATAGTTTGGCTCAGACCTCATTAACAAAAGTTGGAGAGGTAAAGATGGAACTTAATATGTCAAAATGTTCTGTGTTATCAATCGGTTTTGTTTCCACTTTGACTTCTAAAGAGAGGTATGTTAAGATAGAGAGTTTTAAAGTTATATTGGTGGAATAA
- a CDS encoding alginate lyase family protein: MRKIYYIAITFAFLSLTGCGDGIDLPSLGVETDLNKIILPDNNINLIQVELKDNSVPMEKVGIHSEEDFARIREKKDVEEPWITGYQMLKESSFSQKGTDTYPVAYIVRGAAVTIDGATVGENYINAARGASIAYQQALRWKIENDDEYAAKAVENLNKWVQTCVGVTGNSNVSLAAGLYGYEFAIAGQLLREYRGWDPEDFLAFQQWLLKVFYPANKDFLVRHHDTNHLHYWANWGLCNIASTIAIGIVTDRRDIYNEGIEHFQSGVTNGRLRRAIYHDYSPEYNFAQWQESGRDQGHTLMCVGLVGVICQLAWSQGDDFFAYDDNLFLRGCEYAACCNYTEETVPFTTYIWQKHNQWNGISPEEQTVVGGGKWMKRAIWALPYYHYKSIKNISDEKLKYTKIATEYVGVEGGGGYYDPNSGGYDVLGFGTLMFAR; this comes from the coding sequence ATGAGAAAGATATATTATATCGCCATAACATTCGCATTCCTGTCATTGACAGGATGCGGTGATGGCATTGATTTGCCGAGTTTAGGTGTAGAAACCGATTTAAATAAAATTATTTTGCCGGACAATAATATCAATCTTATTCAAGTTGAGCTGAAAGATAATTCAGTACCTATGGAAAAGGTCGGTATACATTCTGAAGAAGATTTTGCCCGTATTCGTGAGAAAAAAGACGTGGAAGAGCCTTGGATTACAGGTTATCAGATGTTGAAGGAAAGTTCTTTCTCTCAGAAAGGGACAGACACATATCCGGTTGCGTATATTGTACGTGGAGCTGCGGTAACTATAGATGGGGCAACGGTAGGGGAAAACTATATCAATGCAGCACGTGGAGCGTCAATAGCTTACCAGCAGGCATTGCGTTGGAAGATAGAAAATGATGATGAATATGCCGCTAAGGCTGTTGAAAACTTGAATAAATGGGTCCAGACCTGTGTTGGAGTTACTGGTAACTCTAATGTTTCTTTGGCTGCAGGGCTTTATGGTTATGAGTTCGCCATTGCCGGTCAATTATTGCGGGAATATAGAGGTTGGGATCCCGAAGATTTTCTAGCTTTTCAACAATGGTTATTAAAGGTTTTCTATCCGGCCAATAAGGATTTCCTGGTGCGTCATCATGATACTAACCACTTGCATTATTGGGCAAACTGGGGATTGTGCAACATTGCTTCTACAATCGCTATTGGCATTGTCACCGATAGGCGTGATATTTATAATGAAGGTATTGAACATTTCCAATCGGGAGTGACAAACGGACGTTTGCGTCGTGCAATCTATCACGATTATTCACCAGAATATAATTTTGCACAATGGCAGGAAAGTGGACGTGATCAGGGACATACATTAATGTGTGTCGGTTTGGTTGGTGTTATTTGTCAGTTAGCCTGGAGTCAGGGAGATGATTTCTTTGCGTATGATGATAATCTTTTCTTGCGGGGATGTGAGTATGCTGCATGTTGTAACTATACAGAGGAAACCGTGCCTTTCACTACTTATATATGGCAAAAACACAATCAGTGGAATGGTATTTCTCCGGAAGAACAGACAGTTGTAGGAGGTGGAAAGTGGATGAAACGTGCTATTTGGGCATTGCCGTATTATCATTACAAGAGTATCAAAAATATATCGGATGAAAAACTGAAATATACTAAAATCGCTACGGAATATGTGGGCGTAGAAGGTGGCGGTGGATATTATGATCCCAATTCCGGCGGTTACGATGTACTGGGATTCGGTACATTGATGTTTGCAAGATAA
- a CDS encoding glycosyl hydrolase family 28 protein: MNLFNMKISLKLIVVFLLLLGWNSILRAEILVYPVPQGIYYARHNDDYTVKVRQAGEKDWVDLFEYNVKVDMDTKSDATMVQFDFSGKVEVLIRKNNGEIRSAIVRPLSKGIQPKIDGNFLLFTLDKPQKLSVEFNGDRLNNLHVFANPIIKDIPDKNDPNVMYFESGIHEPTDAAGKCFRIPSNTTVYLEGGAVLKGCLNCDSVENVKILGYGMLLEPQQGISVAYSKNVLIDGITVVNSRHYTVSGGQSQGITIKNLKSFSYQGWSDGLDFMSCSDIVIDDVFLRNSDDCLAFYTHRWNYYGDCRKVRVQNSTLWADIAHPINIGTHGNTKTGDEVLEDMLFKNIDILEHDEDDRNYQGCMTINVGDHNLARNITFEDIRVENIQEGQLFHLRVMYNQKYNTGPGRGVKDIVFRNISCTGKYINPSLIEGYDKNRKVENILFENIVLNGKRVTTLEELNVDKKDFVGKVRIK; encoded by the coding sequence ATGAATTTATTTAATATGAAGATATCATTAAAGTTGATAGTTGTATTTTTATTGTTGTTAGGGTGGAATAGTATTTTACGGGCGGAGATACTCGTATACCCTGTCCCGCAAGGTATTTACTATGCCCGTCACAACGACGACTACACAGTAAAAGTACGGCAAGCAGGTGAAAAAGATTGGGTAGACCTTTTCGAATATAACGTAAAGGTGGATATGGATACAAAATCGGATGCAACTATGGTGCAGTTTGATTTTTCCGGTAAAGTGGAAGTATTAATACGGAAGAACAATGGAGAGATCCGTTCGGCAATAGTACGTCCACTATCTAAAGGCATTCAGCCGAAGATAGACGGAAACTTTCTGCTGTTCACATTGGATAAGCCGCAAAAACTATCTGTAGAGTTTAACGGTGACCGCTTGAATAATCTACACGTATTTGCCAATCCGATAATTAAGGATATACCTGATAAGAATGATCCGAACGTGATGTATTTTGAGTCCGGTATCCATGAACCTACCGATGCGGCAGGCAAGTGTTTCCGTATTCCTTCCAACACTACGGTCTATTTGGAAGGTGGGGCAGTGCTGAAAGGTTGTCTTAATTGTGACAGCGTGGAAAATGTGAAGATTCTGGGGTATGGTATGTTGCTCGAACCGCAACAGGGCATATCGGTGGCATATTCCAAAAATGTATTGATTGATGGAATTACTGTTGTCAATTCACGTCACTATACCGTTTCCGGCGGACAAAGTCAAGGAATAACCATCAAAAACCTGAAATCATTCAGCTATCAAGGGTGGAGTGACGGACTGGATTTCATGTCTTGCTCCGATATTGTCATTGATGATGTGTTTCTGCGTAATTCCGATGATTGTCTTGCTTTCTATACTCACCGTTGGAATTATTATGGAGATTGCCGGAAAGTACGTGTTCAGAATTCTACTCTTTGGGCTGATATTGCGCACCCCATTAATATCGGTACGCATGGCAATACAAAGACGGGAGATGAAGTGCTCGAAGATATGTTATTCAAAAATATCGATATCTTGGAGCATGATGAAGACGACCGCAATTATCAAGGATGTATGACCATCAACGTTGGAGACCATAACTTGGCACGCAACATAACGTTCGAGGATATTCGGGTCGAAAATATTCAGGAAGGGCAACTGTTCCATCTTCGTGTGATGTATAACCAAAAGTATAATACCGGTCCGGGAAGAGGCGTGAAGGATATTGTGTTCCGTAATATCTCTTGTACAGGCAAGTATATCAATCCTTCCTTGATAGAAGGTTATGATAAGAACCGCAAAGTAGAGAATATTCTGTTCGAGAATATCGTATTGAACGGTAAACGGGTGACTACATTGGAAGAGTTGAACGTGGATAAGAAAGATTTTGTAGGAAAAGTGAGAATAAAGTAA